One part of the Pecten maximus chromosome 1, xPecMax1.1, whole genome shotgun sequence genome encodes these proteins:
- the LOC117335343 gene encoding neuronal acetylcholine receptor subunit non-alpha-2-like: MGIMSINDLDELSGTITLTVIFNSVWKEERFTWNPEHCGGLKSLTLPQESVWLPEMVLTTAADDTVHISTKGNFKVRVDFTGLMNWWRIGIIKSACVADVTYFPYDVQKCHVVLSPFGYQTEEISLVPMRDTISFDHFSNNGQWKVKSSSVEVNSLPITKDNLEDSVGFANFTIEIERKPLYFVVSVIIPIMLLTLLNPCVFALPIESGERVSFAITVLLSFAVFESMVSDYMPQGSDPMSLLSLFLVITLMDSTLITITTIMLHATYHKDEADAIPEVLVHMHLFIRQRTLSRKISPICPRPEETISELPEMDRSTPCGGITAANLPTTMTCVRVRYELASRKKVRSRVQAHHVPNLMF; this comes from the exons ATGGGGATAATGTCCATTAACGACTTGGATGAACTATCGGGTACAATAACTCTGACTGTCATTTTTAATTCCGTTTGGAAAGAGGAAAGATTTACATGGAACCCTGAACATTGTGGTGGTCTGAAATCACTTACACTTCCTCAGGAATCCGTGTGGCTACCGGAAATGGTTCTCACCACGGCAGCGGACGACACCGTACATATATCAACAAAGGGTAACTTCAAGGTGCGCGTGGACTTCACGGGTCTGATGAATTGGTGGAGGATTGGGATCATTAAGTCGGCATGTGTAGCGGATGTGACGTATTTTCCGTACGATGTTCAAAAATGTCATGTGGTCCTCTCTCCTTTTGGATACCAGACAGAGGAAATCAGCCTAGTTCCAATGCGGGACACCATTTCGTTTGACCATTTCTCTAACAACGGTCAGTGGAAAGTGAAATCTTCGTCGGTGGAGGTAAATTCCCTCCCGATAACAAAAGACAATCTGGAGGATAGTGTGGGATTTGCCAATTTTACTATAGAGATTGAGAGAAAGCCATTATACTTCGTTGTGTCAGTGATTATCCCTATAATGCTTCTGACCCTGCTCAACCCATGCGTGTTCGCTCTCCCTATAGAGTCCGGTGAACGTGTGTCCTTCGCTATAACTGTACTATTATCATTCGCGGTATTTGAGTCCATGGTGAGCGACTACATGCCCCAGGGATCTGATCCTATGTCATTGCTCTCTCTATTCCTGGTGATAACGTTGATGGACAGCACTCttatcaccataacaaccatCATGCTTCACGCCACATATCACAAGGATGAGGCCGACGCTATACCGGAAGTGCTAGTTCATATGCATCTCTTTATTCGGCAACGTACACTGTCGCGGAAAATATCTCCAATCTGCCCTAGGCCTGAAGAGACGATATCCGAATTACCGGAGATGGATA GGTCGACTCCATGTGGAGGTATCACAGCCGCCAATCTACCCACTACAATGACCTGTGTCCGTGTCCGGTATGAGTTGGCGTCCCGTAAAAAGGTGAGGAGCCGGGTTCAAGCCCATCATGTACCTAATCTGATGTTTTAA